From the Asterias amurensis chromosome 1, ASM3211899v1 genome, the window tgggaaatgatattttaaagaatttaaaatgttgttcATTAATATTTCCACTATACTGTCTGCTGGGTGTTGTCTGAGTTTCCATGCTTTTTGTGCACCTTTTTGAGTcgaggaagaaaacaaataatatcacATAAGTCACGAGTCAAATAATATCACGAGTTCTTGTTGACAAACTGCACTGCTTCACACCTACAAAGCTTCTTTATTTTATACACACTGCAGCTTTTCCAACCACGTTAGGGCATCAACAACAAATAGgagctgccccccccccctcccgcctTCTTTGTCATCAGCATGCAACACGGAGAGAAAAGTAAACCAATTCCATCGGATCGATAtatgggtcaacttttgaccaatcaaTGTGACGAATGACGAATGCAATACATCACGCGCGTATAATATGTACGCGCGTGATGTATTGCTTGTACTTTCGTTACATTGAGTTGTTTtagttaggtttttttttattggcccGTTACTTTCTTTGTTTGAGTGGAGCATTTGAGCTAGGAGGTGGTGGATCGGTCCCCCGGCCCGGACGCCAAATACGTTGAATCATAGACATCAGATCTGCGTCTTTTTCCTTGTAATTTGTTCTTCACCTAACCTCTGGTAAAGCAGCAAAAACTGACCCCCCAAAAATACCTGATTTACCCGATGATAGATCACAAAAACCAAAGGGTGAGTAGGCTATACTTGATTTGGATATTGTTGAAATGATATTGATAAACAAACAAGCAGACTAAACTTCATGTCTTTTGATCCTCTATGACTCCTAGTCTTATGAGCGAGATCAATAGAGATATGGCTCTTTTTTAGCCATTGGCGATTATGGGGACTCTTTGGTTAAGTTTTCAGGCTGCTATATAGGGGGCAGAGAGCATGGAGAGAGTGGAAAGAGGGGTTGTTTTGCcacatatttaaaaaagaaaagaaaaaaagttgttttgtttgtcatttCAACCAGTCTACAACCGCCAGGGCTCAGGAGGATCTGATTTAAGGGTAGACCTAGTCCTACTCCTAGACTGAGTAGACCCAGTAAAAGAAGCTctgctcatttaaaaaaatgttgacatagaaaacttatttttttttttaataattaaaaaggtAGCCTAACAACTGACAACAGTAATATAGTCTTCTTGACATCAAACAAAATCCTAAATGTAATGTTATAATGTTGTCAAGTTAGTCATGATTGCTGGTATTGTACATCGTTTCAAATCGTTCCATTTCCCGACATCACATATTATTTGTCAACACATCCAATCACTTGTTTTGTTGTAACAATTGTTTTCAGGGTAGCATATAATTGAGAGGCATGTCTCAGGAACAGACAGAAGCAAGCCAGTCAGAAGAAGATGACAAGCCATCCCAGATGCTTTCCAGCTCTGTGTATACAACAAGTGCAACCTCAGAGATATCCGACGATGCATCTGAAACTTCAGAGACAACTTGTCTTATGGGGTCAAACTTGCTCCTCTTGGGCAGTGGGAGGAAGCGCAGAAAACGAACCATCATCACGGCCGATCAGCTGGAAAAGATGGAGAATCTGTACAAGCAAGAACAGTGGCCAGGCCGGGACAAGAAAGAAGTCCTGGCAAAAGATATTGGGATGTCCAGCCACTTCGTCAACATCTGGTTTCAGAACAAGAGATCCAGGATGAAGAAACTCGCTCAGGAGGAAGAGGAGCTGGAGGTGTTGCGTCAGACGAGAAGCCCTGTTAAAGCCATAAACCTCAGCCTCAAAGCAGACACAGTGGCCCCTAAGCCAGTAAACATTGCCCCGAGACCACAAACCTCAGGAAATACAAGCCTTAACGTTAGCCCCATGCCAGGTCAGTTACAAATTCCCAGAATGAGCGGTGTGCCAGTTGGGTCGTGCTTTGTCGTCGGACAGAATGTGAAGATCAGTAATGGAGCAGGAGGGACATCTACTGGTCTTGTAGTGAGTGCAACAGCTGGAGGTTCACTTCCCACAGTGGTCAAAATGCAGACTGGAGCCAATGTGAAGAATGCCCGTGTAAGAGTTAAGGTATAAAAAGAGGAGTAGTTCAACACTGTCTCACTTATCTTCCACTCTGTGTGTTGCAGGTTTTAAAATTAGAAACATAACACCTCCACTAATTTCTCAGCattgtattgacccatttcacttGACATGTGTGTCTTGgctgagcggtctagttcaATGGACCCAAACTTTGGTAAACATTGTCAGCAGCAAagtttgggttcaaatcccggtcatgacttTTTGCCCTTGGGCAAGGCACTTTATTCATATGAAGAccaatacatgtagatggattTCTCATGAGcaattgaccaccatctttgatgcaACATGCATGCATGAAAGGctttcattggctgagagttgtgcgtaGCATGTATACGCATGCCCTTCATAGCGGTGGATGACGCTATTGCAATACATCTACTGAAGATCAGAAAACATTAATGTTACAATCATTTATTCACTTTAACCTCAatctttttatttatatcaTAATAGGCTGCAAATCCTGTAGCTTCATCCACTCGTCGGCAACCTAGACTCCACTCATCAGTATACCCACGCAATATCCAGGCAACATGCACCAGGTATCAGACACAGTCTCCAAGGCAACCTGTAAACAGACACCTGAATTTCTTCAACTGCTTGGCCGCCATGATGGCAATCGAGGAAGGAGGTCTGATTCGAAAAGGAGATCCTGATTTTGACGTGGCTGTAAATACTGCCCTCTATGGTATGCGCATTGCCCATGGAAATATCTTGACATACAGAAAGAACGAAGGGCTACGCATTCACAATGACCAACCATGAAAAGATGGCTCATTTCTGTTCCTTAAAATGACATTGCGAAGAATTGCATCCAATTTTAtattttccttatttttttatgaatctgaATTCAGACAGGATACAACTTGCATTTGATGTCACAAGCTTAAATAGCTCTAAGCTGATCccatgtctttatccgcaaggattcTTTTGAGTATTTGTGTTTTGTATAATTGCACTGCTTGTTTTGGAATGTCTTTACATATTTTTTGGAACATTTATTCTGCAGAAACAAATCTGGAGGAGACTTGCCAGATAAGGAACTATTATCATCCACtagaggatttgggtactttttgtaataccAAACAccatgtccatagatttacattatgAGATATGAGTAAAACAGAGTCAttaaaatacgtttttaaatgtagtggacactattggtaattgtcaaagactagccttcacagttggtgtatctcaacatatgcataaaataacaaacctgtgataatttgagctcaatcggtcatcgaagttgcgagataacaatgaaagaaaaatggcccttgtcacacgaagtggttgatttcgagacctcaagttctaaatctgatgtctcgaaatcaaattcatggaaaattacttctttctcgaaaactatggcacttcagagggagtcgtttctcccaatgttttataccatcaacctctccccattactcgtcactaagaaaggttttatgccaatacttattttgagtaattaccaatagtgtccagcgactttaaatgctaaaataaattTCGTCTCAATgaatgatcactgagacaaaattattttcatgatattgttttactcatttctcaaaaactacaccgccgcagcaagtaatattttcagggaagctttctactatcattatcttcaaactgtgtaagtttaatgtaaatctgtagacagtGTGTTTTTTACACCTGCTCGGGAAACTGAATGGTAGGAGGTTTGATTCCTGTCTGGGTTTTCTTGTTGAACTGTAAGTTGTTTAAAGGTCAAGATGAATTCCTCCTTAGAGAGTCTACCTTTGGTATTTCTCCAAAACTAATTACCACAAACTCGTACTTTtagagcagtggagagctgttgatattataaaacattgttggtcATGACCATCTTTGAAGTTTATAAGTAGTTTtgagagaaagaggtaacttttcACTACTTCCAAACAGAGCACAATGTTAGTTTCCTTATATCTTTATACAATGTAGGTTGTGTGCAAACCCTTTCATGGAAAGTAAAATcccatttaaaaatatataaatttgaTCTTTAtcttatgaatttgattttcaattgaatagttaaagacagtggacactattgataattgtcaaagaccagtcgtctcacttgctgtatctcaacatatgcatgaaataacaaacctgtggacatttgagctcaatcggtcatcgaagttgcaagataataatgaaagaagaaaaaaccctttttacatgaagttgtgtgctttcttatggttgatttcgagacctcaaattctaaatctgaggtctcgaaatcaagttcgtggaaaactacttcattctcgaaactactccacttcatcagagggagccgttactaagtaaggtttcatgctaataattattttgagtaattaccaatagtgtctactgcctttaatgtcttCTCTATTTTACTATACATTttcttataaataatttctgttGTGGAATATTTCTGAATTTCTTCctattttattaaaaagtgaattatattttataataatactaCTTGGAACTTATTTCTGTCATTTTtagaataaataattgtttgttcataagtttgaaaaaattgtgtctGTGAGTCTAATCAATTTGTTTAatcaaattatttaatttttttttttaaatcatcaagGGCTGTTTATGAGatatggcattttggctggtaaccatatcaTGATAAGCATAATGTTTTCGTGCTAAGCTACTTTAGctcttgtttttaaattagttttttaaacccAGTCGGCTTGGGTATtaaattggtgttttttttctgttagtGAGAATTCAAAGTAAACTGCTCCCATTGGTGTAAACTTGTTACATGCAAATGTTATGCcttggtaatgtcaaaggtcaacctTCAACAGACTGGTACCCATATCCATGTGTCTGGAATAGTATCGATCGAGTCGTGTGTTGACACTGGATACGTGTCCAGTGTAACTCAATGCGTTTGTGCATGTTCATTTTATTGTCATCGTGGCACCATCTTTGAGCAAAAATAACTGatttcttgcaaatttgattgaACATTTCATAAAGTGAGGGTCTGGTCTTTCGTCATGTTTAAGAGGAAATTAGAAGCTCTGCAGTATCATCAAATTGATCTCGATATAAAGGGTAAGAAACGTGACTAAATTTATTCGTAATGACTGTCGGCATGGTCAGTGAGTAAGTGTGTGTCCAAAACACAGTTTTGTATGAACAATGAATATGCATTCAATATTTTAGTATACATTGGCAGaaaacggataactttccgtatggcgccaccactttttcactcatttttacaaaaagggatatgtcaatcaggtaaattagatactatattattttatttcgaatgaaaaagtggtggcgccatacggaaacttttccaggatggataactttccgtatcacgccaccacttttttactaattttcacacaaaaaaagggatatctcattgaggtaaattcaTATCGTCAATCtcaatcaaatgaaaaagtggtggcgtggtactcctagaactatttcgattcgtccggctatcgtctcttacgggagacgatagccggacgaaaccgaaatagttctaggagtagtggCGTGGTACGAAAACTTTTTTTCCGGTAGGATTGTTACTATAGTATTAGAAGGCTCCACTCCAGTGTAGCTAGCCCTGCACATTCCGTCCCAACGTTAgaattttagttttgtttattacccatacactgatgtgtgttagcaagttattgtatactcagtactttcccgagtcctgtgaaaaaaaatcactactcggggggattcgaacccacgacccttgcaattctagagcagtgtcttaccaactagactacagagattgcccggtagctagaggcagatattctttatccccgttgCAAATTTATTAGattataggattcgaactgcctctcgctactgggcaatcttggtagtaggcagtttcagtgaaattaaatgcaggtgattttttctctgacaagatgtggtctgttaaggtgtattataaggagtaaaaatcaatttaaaattttgaaatcggatgtttggttgcagagatataccgtttttaatgagcgtggatcgtgCAAAAAACGTAcctgtgttcaagttcaattgttatgtttttcttcatatcggccacggccaagtttaacGCACAGCCTATGGCAAAAGAGGACGCACTATATGACGAGCGCCCTCTACCGATGGGGAGGTTTGCAGACTgtgtgacgtacatgtacatgtgcgtatttaggacaactttgcaagaaatggttGAACAAAACCTCTCGGAGGGAGAAGAATACATAATCgaattacaccaaattttcacaagttaatcttaaaagtatgggaattacCACTGACAAAGTAgcattcaattttgataattatctctggaagaaatcttgattcaaaaaacgGAAAACGctgacaaaaataggttttcatggtaaaagctatgcgactagatGTACCATGTGCGGAATCttatcggctacacgatgatgtaatcgttatctcattttgtgtacacATGTGCTCCCTCATCGCAAAAAAacgtcttcgggcttcttcggcgctttccgaagatttccgaaatccgttgtccacggggttcaaaggtgacgtcatgcacaaacgaatgggcgctaCACGCGAGGTGAAGCATTCGGTTTCTGTCGTTGCTctctattttttacaatatctccgaaactattcatccgatttcaaaattttttgaaatgtaagcacaaagagagaatgctcctgcctgctgtcaagtctcatagttgtgagttgtacaaaatgtgagttatgatttaatacatttcgttctttttttttggggctgcgtgtgtgtgtgttttggtacacgtgaaatcaacttgatgaaactgcctattggtagtctagttagtaagacactgctctagaattgcaaaggtagtgggttggaatcccacctgagtaatatgcctgtgatatttgttcacaggcctcggggaagtactgagtatacagtgctaacacacatcggtgggtaaaagccaaaattaatattctttatccccgatgcaaatttaatatctattatatcgtcgcggtacccgctgccaaaacataggattcgaactgcctctagctaccgggcaatcttggtagtctagttggtaagacactaatctagaattgcaagggtcgtgggttggaatcccacctgagtaatatgcctgtgatatttttttcgcAGGACTCAGGAAGTactacagtgctaacacacatcggtgggtaaaaaccaaaattaatattctttatccccgatgcaaatttaacatctatcgttgcggtacccgctgccaaaacataggattcgaactgcctctagctaccgggcaatcttggttgtctagttggtaagacactgctctagaactgcaagggtcgtgggttccaataccatccgagtaacatgcctgtggtattttttcacaggactcgggggaagtaCAGTGCTAATGCACATCGGTGTAtcggttaaaaccaaaattaatatttgttatccccgatgcaaatttaacatctattaaatctcagttttaccattcaaaattgacAAATACTATTGAtaaaaaatcattgaaattttgtaatttcctctttttttgggtgaagttacagttgcatgcatACAACCTATTGCACAGATCATCCGATTGTGCCCAACTTATGTtaaatttttattgtaaaaaaaacaaaaacaaaaacgatagGCTGATCAATTTATTCAGTACTCATAATATAAATTAGTACAGTATCAATAAGTATTTGACATGAATAGTCTTCACTTTGCTGGCTCTTGTTAACTCCTCCCTGTAGATGAAATGAAATGGCGTAATCTGGTTGTGTGGCTTGAAGATCAAAAGGTTCGATTGTACAAGATAGAAGAACGAGGAGAGCTTAGAAATTTCATCAGTGGTGATTG encodes:
- the LOC139934326 gene encoding uncharacterized protein isoform X1 — translated: MSQEQTEASQSEEDDKPSQMLSSSVYTTSATSEISDDASETSETTCLMGSNLLLLGSGRKRRKRTIITADQLEKMENLYKQEQWPGRDKKEVLAKDIGMSSHFVNIWFQNKRSRMKKLAQEEEELEVLRQTRSPVKAINLSLKADTVAPKPVNIAPRPQTSGNTSLNVSPMPGQLQIPRMSGVPVGSCFVVGQNVKISNGAGGTSTGLVVSATAGGSLPTVVKMQTGANVKNARVRVKAANPVASSTRRQPRLHSSVYPRNIQATCTRYQTQSPRQPVNRHLNFFNCLAAMMAIEEGGLIRKGDPDFDVAVNTALYGMRIAHGNILTYRKNEGLRIHNDQP
- the LOC139934326 gene encoding uncharacterized protein isoform X2; the encoded protein is MSQEQTEASQSEEDDKPSQMLSSSVYTTSATSEISDDASETSETTCLMGSNLLLLGSGRKRRKRTIITADQLEKMENLYKQEQWPGRDKKEVLAKDIGMSSHFVNIWFQNKRSRMKKLAQEEEELEVLRQTRSPVKAINLSLKADTVAPKPVNIAPRPQTSGNTSLNVSPMPGQLQIPRMSGVPVGSCFVVGQNVKISNGAGGTSTGLVVSATAGGSLPTVVKMQTGANVKNARAANPVASSTRRQPRLHSSVYPRNIQATCTRYQTQSPRQPVNRHLNFFNCLAAMMAIEEGGLIRKGDPDFDVAVNTALYGMRIAHGNILTYRKNEGLRIHNDQP